A region of Ornithodoros turicata isolate Travis chromosome 5, ASM3712646v1, whole genome shotgun sequence DNA encodes the following proteins:
- the LOC135395124 gene encoding proteasomal ubiquitin receptor ADRM1-like isoform X2, with amino-acid sequence MTRGFLFGGNANNQNQSKYLVEFKAGKMSQKGKMVHPDKRQGMVYVHQSEDSLMHFCWKDRTSGAVEEDLIIFPDDVEFKRVPECTTGRVYVLKFKSSSRRCFYWMQEPKAEKDQELVRKVNEFLNNPPSRAPSSDLQAELSNIGDENLQNLLNNMSQHQLVQLLGGIGGSNLSSLLGRGSSTSISGARRTTETLPPSSTTTQESEPSIQLSDLQSILSGIKVPSSEQMGGDANKEQPVNVDLSTALNAEAVLQPLLSNRELMSRVEALLPPQALSMFSSALQSGQLGPLMAQFGMDATVVDAANSGDMEAFVKALQSSKSDEKPKDEDEDMGLD; translated from the exons atgaCTCGAGGCTTTCTATTCGGGGGAAACGCAAATAATCAGAATCAAAGCAAGTATTTGGTTGAGTTCAAAGCGGGAAAAATGAGTCAGAAGGGTAAGATGGTGCACCCAGACAAGCGGCAAGGAATGGTGTATGTTCATCAGAGTGAGGATTCACTCATGCACTTCTGCTGGAAAGATCGTACCAGTGGTGCCGTGGAAGAA GATCTGATAATTTTCCCGGATGACGTGGAATTCAAGAGAGTCCCAGAATGCACAACAGGGAGAGTTTACGTCCTCAAGTTCAAGTCCTCGTCACGAAGATGCTTCTATTGGATGCAG GAGCCTAAAGCTGAAAAAGACCAAGAGCTTGTTCGCAAAGTGAACGAGTTTCTCAACAATCCACCTAGCCGAGCTCCTTCTTCGGACCTGCAGGCAGAGTTGAGTAACATAGGGGATGAAAATCTACAGAACCTCCTCAACAACATGAGCCAACATCAACTGGTGCAACTTCTCG GAGGAATTGGTGGAAGCAACCTGAGCTCCTTGTTGGGCAGAGGATCCTCAACATCAATCTC TGGCGCTCGCAGGACAACGGAAACTTTGCCACCATCGAGCACTACGACCCAGGAGAGTGAACCCTCCATTCAGCTGAGTGACCTGCAGAGTATCCTCTCTGGCATCAAAG TGCCCAGTTCTGAACAAATGGGTGGAGATGCCAACAAAGAGCAGCCTGTCAATG TTGACCTCTCAACGGCACTCAATGCGGAGGCAGTCTTGCAACCTCTCCTCTCCAATCGGGAACTGATGTCACGTGTGGAAGCACTGCTGCCTCCTCAA GCATTGAGCATGTTCAGCAGTGCTCTCCAATCCGGCCAATTAGGTCCACTCATGGCACAGTTTGGAATGGATGCCACAGTGGTAGATGCTGCTAACTCTGGAG ACATGGAAGCTTTTGTGAAAGCCCTGCAGAGCTCAAAGTCTGATGAGAAGCCCAAGGATGAAGATGAAGACATGGGCCTTGACTGA
- the LOC135395124 gene encoding proteasomal ubiquitin receptor ADRM1-like isoform X1, with product MTRGFLFGGNANNQNQSKYLVEFKAGKMSQKGKMVHPDKRQGMVYVHQSEDSLMHFCWKDRTSGAVEEDLIIFPDDVEFKRVPECTTGRVYVLKFKSSSRRCFYWMQEPKAEKDQELVRKVNEFLNNPPSRAPSSDLQAELSNIGDENLQNLLNNMSQHQLVQLLGGIGGSNLSSLLGRGSSTSISGARRTTETLPPSSTTTQESEPSIQLSDLQSILSGIKVPSSEQMGGDANKEQPVNVDLSTALNAEAVLQPLLSNRELMSRVEALLPPQVGQTSDEHLRDTLRSPQFQQALSMFSSALQSGQLGPLMAQFGMDATVVDAANSGDMEAFVKALQSSKSDEKPKDEDEDMGLD from the exons atgaCTCGAGGCTTTCTATTCGGGGGAAACGCAAATAATCAGAATCAAAGCAAGTATTTGGTTGAGTTCAAAGCGGGAAAAATGAGTCAGAAGGGTAAGATGGTGCACCCAGACAAGCGGCAAGGAATGGTGTATGTTCATCAGAGTGAGGATTCACTCATGCACTTCTGCTGGAAAGATCGTACCAGTGGTGCCGTGGAAGAA GATCTGATAATTTTCCCGGATGACGTGGAATTCAAGAGAGTCCCAGAATGCACAACAGGGAGAGTTTACGTCCTCAAGTTCAAGTCCTCGTCACGAAGATGCTTCTATTGGATGCAG GAGCCTAAAGCTGAAAAAGACCAAGAGCTTGTTCGCAAAGTGAACGAGTTTCTCAACAATCCACCTAGCCGAGCTCCTTCTTCGGACCTGCAGGCAGAGTTGAGTAACATAGGGGATGAAAATCTACAGAACCTCCTCAACAACATGAGCCAACATCAACTGGTGCAACTTCTCG GAGGAATTGGTGGAAGCAACCTGAGCTCCTTGTTGGGCAGAGGATCCTCAACATCAATCTC TGGCGCTCGCAGGACAACGGAAACTTTGCCACCATCGAGCACTACGACCCAGGAGAGTGAACCCTCCATTCAGCTGAGTGACCTGCAGAGTATCCTCTCTGGCATCAAAG TGCCCAGTTCTGAACAAATGGGTGGAGATGCCAACAAAGAGCAGCCTGTCAATG TTGACCTCTCAACGGCACTCAATGCGGAGGCAGTCTTGCAACCTCTCCTCTCCAATCGGGAACTGATGTCACGTGTGGAAGCACTGCTGCCTCCTCAAGTGGGTCAAACGTCAGATGAACATCTTCGGGATACTCTGAGATCACCACAATTTCAACAGGCATTGAGCATGTTCAGCAGTGCTCTCCAATCCGGCCAATTAGGTCCACTCATGGCACAGTTTGGAATGGATGCCACAGTGGTAGATGCTGCTAACTCTGGAG ACATGGAAGCTTTTGTGAAAGCCCTGCAGAGCTCAAAGTCTGATGAGAAGCCCAAGGATGAAGATGAAGACATGGGCCTTGACTGA
- the LOC135395122 gene encoding double-strand-break repair protein rad21 homolog A-like, translated as MFYAHFVLAKKGPLARIWLAAHWDKKLTKAHVFETNIESSVEGILQPKVKMALRTSGHLLLGIVRIYSRKAKYLLADCNEAFIKIKMAFRPGAVDLPEENRQAHVNAITLPEVFHDFETGMPDLNNIDMEAAVSLNQSRAEDITIKEDYGNISLIHEDGFGDMGFEDAEMGRDVSNIDEAFDQAFGSTRLGNASVAQDCSSELPPEAEKQDNFEPTGATLGSAGGSLFEPAGLFVDAPLVSVSSMDVHVQEPIPQADESDDDDMYDMGPPSMGGPSSPESSDAPQPEGPPMDLMAPTVSAPPDQTTLIHNEDESFALAPLDATLVQGLERAKAKRKRKLIVDEVKNISGEEMKSQLSDTTDIVTTLDLAPPTKRLMHWKETGGVEKLFALPGRPILSRNLSKLYQRHLTTKAVENEGGEEEESAECDRHDHAKRPRLEGEQYEMASGYPPEGYPEYPGGWAPEYSFPGSVPPVEYSAPFHLGANIMGTPMVQAQEQQMFPHMEPDYRTRSPVDMLQQPTPGMLQQPPPTPGMLQPPTPSMLQQPPPTPGMLQQPPPTPSMLQQPPPTPGMLQQPPPTPGMLQQPPTPGVVQQPPPTPVMVQQPPPTPGMVAPVSPSQQPTSDEPNEFDALVGHYNAPPVNTVPFEHNQLDEEEEDDYGAPASVGPVEEQQADETYEQFEERILTKRTVHMLHVIRTPLESGRKVRFSDVARNNLRKQVAQKFYTFLVLKKQQAVELSQEAPYAELYVEKGPRYEQSLCT; from the exons ATGTTCTACGCCCACTTTGTGCTAGCCAAGAAAGGGCCTCTGGCCCGGATTTGGCTTGCGGCCCATTGGGACAAGAAGCTGACAAAGGCACACGTCTTCGAGACAAATATTGAGTCGAGTGTTGAAGGAATCCTACAGCCGAAG GTCAAGATGGCGCTGCGTACATCAGGCCACTTGCTGCTGGGCATTGTACGCATTTATTCTCGCAAGGCCAAGTACCTGCTGGCCGACTGCAATGAGGCCTTTATTAAGATCAAGATGGCTTTTCGGCCTGGAGCTGTCGACCTGCCGGAGGAGAACCGACAGGCTCATGTCAATGCCATTACTTTGCCGGAGGTCTTCCATGACTTTGAAACGGGAATGCCTGACCTCAA CAACATCGACATGGAAGCAGCTGTGAGCCTCAACCAAAGCCGGGCGGAAGATATCACCATCAAAGAAGACTACGGTAACATCAGCCTCATCCACGAGGATGGCTTTG GGGATATGGGCTTTGAAGACGCTGAGATGGGTCGTGACGTCTCCAACATTGATGAGGCTTTTGACCAGGCCTTTGGTAGCACACGACTCGGCAACGCCTCAGTGGCACAGGACTGTTCCTCTGAGCTTCCCCCAGAAGCTGAGAAGCAAGACAACTTTGAGCCAACAGGAGCCACATTGG GATCTGCAGGAGGGTCCTTGTTTGAGCCGGCAGGACTATTTGTGGATGCTCCTTTGGTATCTGTCTCTTCTATGGATGTCCATGTCCAGGAGCCAATCCCTCAGGCAGATgagagtgatgatgatgacatgtaTG ataTGGGACCCCCATCAATGGGTGGTCCTTCAAGCCCAGAGTCCTCAGATGCTCCTCAACCAGAAGGTCCCCCAATGGACTTGATGGCACCGACAGTCTCAGCACCACCGGACCAGACAACACTGATACACAATGAAGACGAGAGCTTTGCCCTGGCACCGCTAGATGCTACGCTTGTACAAG GGCTGGAGCGTGCAAAAGCCAAACGCAAGAGAAAACTCATTGTGGATGAAGTGAAGAATATCTCTGGAGAAGAAATGAAGTCTCAACTGTCAGACACTACAGACATTGTGACCACTCTGGATCTGGCTCCTCCAACTAAACGACTCATGCACTGGAAAGAAACAGGTGGAGTGGAAAAGCTCTTTGCTCTTCCAGGACGACCCATCCTCTCCAGGAATCTATCCAAG CTTTACCAACGTCACTTGACCACAAAAGCTGTAGAGAATGAAGGGGGTGAAGAAGAGGAATCTGCCGAGTGTGACAGACACGACCATGCCAAACGGCCACGTTTGGAGGGTGAACAGTACGAGATGGCAAGTGGGTACCCTCCTGAGGGGTACCCCGAGTATCCTGGTGGCTGGGCTCCTGAGTACAGCTTCCCTGGAAGTGTCCCACCCGTTGAATACAGTGCTCCATTCCACCTGGGAGCGAACATAATGGGAACCCCCATGGTGCAAGCTCAGGAGCAGCAAATG TTTCCCCACATGGAGCCAGACTATCGGACGCGCTCCCCTGTCGACATGTTGCAACAGCCCACCCCTGGCATGCTGCAGCAGCCACCACCCACCCCCGGCATGTTGCAACCGCCCACCCCCAGCATGCTGCAGCAGCCACCACCCACCCCCGGCATGTTGCAACAGCCACCGCCCACCCCCAGCATGCTGCAGCAGCCACCACCCACCCCCGGCATGCTGCAGCAGCCGCCGCCCACCCCGGGCATGCTGCAGCAGCCGCCCACCCCCGGCGTGGTGCAGCAGCCACCGCCCACCCCTGTCATGGTGCAGCAGCCTCCACCCACCCCTGGCATGGTGGCACCGGTGAGCCCCTCACAGCAGCCCACAAGTGATGAGCCGAATGAGTTTGATGCCCTGGTGGGTCATTACAATGCTCCTCCTGTGAACACAGTCCCCTTTGAACACAACCAGCTGGATGAGGAAGAAGAGGATGATTATGGGGCACCAGCATCTGTTGGACCG GTGGAAGAGCAGCAAGCGGACGAAACTTATGAGCAGTTTGAAGAGAGGATCCTGACAAAACGTACTGTGCACATGCTTCATGTCATCAGGACACCCCTAGAGAGTGGTCGCAAAGTACGCTTCAGTGACGTTGCCCGCAACAACCTCCGCAAAcag GTGGCCCAAAAATTCTACACATTCCTGGTATTGAAAAAACAGCAAGCTGTGGAACTGAGCCAAGAGGCTCCATATGCTGAGCTGTATGTGGAGAAAGGACCTCGATACGAACAGTCCCTGTGTACATAG